A genomic window from Vigna radiata var. radiata cultivar VC1973A chromosome 2, Vradiata_ver6, whole genome shotgun sequence includes:
- the LOC106756034 gene encoding protein plastid transcriptionally active 16, chloroplastic, producing MTPTLTSNSSLLTTTPHSRFSLRNPRLRVFAKKSGSFPSFGLGKPKDDSSSPDDKDTSPNSNPFRLDFGKIPDVTSLIPVPTNNSSPGFSFGNPRRKDPSTVFVAGATGQAGIRIAQTLLREGFSVRAGVSELGSAQELARLAAQYKIISNEQAKRLNAVQSSFDDADSIAKAIGNASKVVVTISSAENGPTAEVSASDALQVVQAAQLAGVGHVAVIYDENGVGASTYNVLDGFSSFFNNLFSRSQPLTIQEFLQKVIETDVKYTFIKTSLTDDFAPESSYNVVVLGEGNTSANDYKVAKSKIASLVADVFANTEVAENKVVKVYSDPNAPLKRVDELFSPIPEDGRRKAYAETQEKAKAEEAARVAAEKASEAAESAKKLEQEVKKLSQQEALAASLAQEAQEKAEAAGASVENLLNKAKDFGSGFSWEKLSTQITTSIQKPDEDEKPKVQLATVRGQAKARNLAPNKAVVKQTPPRRAASKPKEEKPKKAETAKEVRNVFGGLFKQETIYVDDD from the exons ATGACTCCCACTCTTACGTCCAATTCATCCCTCCTAACCACAACCCCCCATTCAAGGTTCAGCCTCCGGAACCCAAGGCTCAGAGTCTTCGCCAAGAAGTCGGGATCATTCCCATCATTTGGGCTTGGCAAACCCAAAGATGATTCGTCTTCTCCTGATGACAAAGATACCTCTCCCAATTCCAACCCCTTTCGTTTAGACTTTGGAAAGATACCCGATGTCACTTCCTTGATCCCAGTTCCAACCAACAATTCTTCGCCAGGCTTTTCATTTGGAAATCCAAGGCGCAAGGATCCTTCAACCGTCTTCGTTGCTGGCGCCACAGGCCAGGCTGGTATTCGCATTGCACAGACGCTTCTTAGGGAAGGTTTCAGTGTTCGGGCTGGAGTCTCCGAACTTGGCTCTGCACAGGAATTGGCTCGTCTTGCTGCTCAATACAAG ATTATATCAAATGAGCAGGCAAAGCGTCTGAATGCTGTGCAATCAAGCTTTGATGACGCTGACTCAATAGCCAAAGCCATAGGCAACGCCAGCAAAGTGGTTGTCACCATTAGTTCCGCAGAGAACGGTCCAACAGCGGAGGTGTCAGCATCAGACGCATTGCAAGTGGTTCAGGCAGCTCAGTTGGCCGGAGTTGGCCACGTGGCTGTCATCTACGACGAGAACGGCGTTGGGGCGTCAACCTACAATGTACTGGATGgtttctcctccttcttcaaCAATCTCTTCTCCCGGTCTCAACCCTTGACCATACAAGAGTTCCTACAGAAAGTTATTGAAACTGACGTCAAATACACCTTCATCAAGACAAGTTTGACCGATGATTTCGCTCCCGAAAGTTCCTACAATGTGGTCGTCTTGGGCGAGGGAAACACTAGTGCGAACGACTATAAA GTAGCGAAGTCCAAGATTGCATCCTTGGTGGCTGATGTCTTCGCCAATACTGAGGTAGCAGAAAACAAG GTCGTGAAAGTGTACTCGGATCCGAATGCCCCTTTGAAGCGTGTGGATGAACTTTTTAG TCCTATTCCCGAGGATGGAAGAAGGAAAGCCTATGCTGAAACGCAGGAGAAAGCAAAAGCAGAGGAGGCGGCAAGAGTGGCTGCAGAAAAAGCAAGTGAAGCAGCTGAATCAGCAAAGAAGTTGGAACAAGAGGTGAAAAAGCTTTCGCAGCAAGAAGCACTGGCTGCTAGTCTGGCCCAAGAGGCACAAGAGAAGGCAGAGGCAGCTGGAGCCTCTGTGGAAAACCTCTTGAACAAGGCAAAAGACTTTGGTTCAGGGTTTTCCTGGGAAAAGTTGAGCACACAGATTACTACTTCAATCCAAAAACCTGATGAGGATGAGAAACCAAAGGTTCAGCTAGCCACAGTAAGGGGACAGGCCAAGGCTCGGAACCTTGCGCCAAACAAAGCCGTGGTTAAACAAACTCCTCCAAGAAGAGCAGCTAGTAAACCAAAGGAGGAAAAACCGAAGAAGGCAGAGACAGCAAAAGAGGTGAGAAATGTATTTGGTGGCCTGTTCAAACAAGAGACTATCTATGTTGATGATGACTAG
- the LOC106754169 gene encoding LOW QUALITY PROTEIN: D-xylose-proton symporter-like 3, chloroplastic (The sequence of the model RefSeq protein was modified relative to this genomic sequence to represent the inferred CDS: inserted 2 bases in 1 codon), which translates to MASTTLSNYWLSQFNPLHNQRKKRPKSLFSSSRTTLRLLSSINDHLALTRVTYPLLQSHSTPKRRFHVGVQKDYSDGESSESLVSDATYQEEFSWSSVILPFLFPALGGLLFGYDIGATSGATISLQSPDLSGITWFNLSAIQLGLVVSGSLYGALLGSLLAYAIADFLGRKRQLIAAALLYIVGGVVTAYSPELGVLLAGRLLYGLGIGLAMHGAPLYIAETCPSQIRGTLXLFIVLGILLGYFVGSFLIDTVGGWRFMYGFSAPVAVLMGLGMWTLPASPRWLLLRAVQGKGSFQDLKEKAIVSLSKXRXRPPGDRESERQIEDTLLSLKSAYGQQESEGNFLEVFQGPNLKAFIIGGGLVLFQQITGQPSVLYYAGPILQSAGFSAASDATKVSVVIGLFKLLMTWIAVLKVDDLGRRPLLIGGVSGIALSLVLLSAYYKFLGGFPLVAVGALLLYVGCYQISFGPISWLMVSEIFPLRTRGKGISLAVLTNFASNAVVTFAFSPLKEFLGAENLFLLFGAIAVLSLLFVIFSVPETKGLSLEDIESKILK; encoded by the exons ATGGCGTCAACTACTCTCTCCAACTACTGGCTCTCTCAGTTCAACCCACTGCACAATCAACGGAAAAAGAGGCCAAAATCTCTATTCTCATCTTCTCGAACCACTCTAcgccttctttcttccattaacGATCATTTGGCGCTCACACGTGTCACATATCCGCTTCTCCAGTCTCATTCTACTCCCAAGCGCAGATTCCAC gttggagtgcagaaagaTTATTCTGATGGGGAAAGCTCTGAGTCGCTTGTTTCTGACGCAACATACCAAGAGGAATTTTCGTGGTCTTCTGTAATTCTTCC gttTCTGTTCCCTGCATTGGGTGGCTTATTATTTGGTTATGATATTGGTGCCACCTCCGGTGCTACAATCTCATTGcag TCACCTGACCTTAGCGGAATAACATGGTTCAATCTTTCTGCCATTCAGCTTGGACTGGTG GTTAGTGGTTCCCTATATGGGGCTCTTCTGGGCTCACTTCTCGCATATGCTATAGCTGATTTCCTTG GGAGGAAGCGACAACTCATTGCTGCAGCACTGTTGTATATAGTTGGTGGTGTGGTTACTGCATATTCACCAGAACTTGGTGTTCTTTTAGCAGGAAGGCTGCTTTATGGACTTGGTATAGGTTTG GCCATGCATGGGGCTCCTTTGTATATTGCAGAGACATGTCCATCACAAATCCGTGGTACCCT ACTCTTCATTGTCCTGGGGATTCTG CTGGGTTATTTTGTAGGAAGCTTTCTGATTGATACAGTTGGGGGATGGCGGTTCATGTATGGATTTAGTGCTCCAGTTGCTGTATTAATGGGGCTAGGAATGTGGACTCTCCCCGCTTCTCCTCGTTGGCTGCTTCTCAGAGCAGTGCAAGGAAAAGGTTCTTTTCAAGATTTGAAGGAAAAGGCCATTGTTTCCCTGAGCAAACNAAGGGNTCGACCGCCTGGTGACAGAGAATCTGAGAGACAAATAGAAGATACCCTTCTCTCATTGAAGTCTGCCTATGGACAACAGGAATCAGAGGGGAATTTCTTAGAGGTGTTTCAGGGTCCCAATCTGAAAGCTTTCATAATTGGTGGAGGACTAGTNTTATTTCAACAG ATAACAGGTCAACCAAGTGTTCTATATTATGCAGGCCCAATTCTTCAG AGCGCTGGATTTTCTGCTGCATCTGATGCTACAAAAGTTTCAGTTGTTATTGGCTTATTCAAG TTACTAATGACTTGGATTGCTGTCCTAAAAGTTGATGATTTGGGGAGAAGGCCTCTGTTGATTGGAGGTGTCAGTGGCATT GCCCTCTCTTTAGTTCTCCTTTCTGCTTATTATAAATTTCTTGGAGGGTTCCCACTTGTTGCTGTTGGAGCTTTACTTCTTTATGTTGGTTGCTACCAG ATATCATTTGGGCCCATAAGTTGGTTAATGGTATCAGAGATCTTCCCACTTCGCACAAGAGGAAAGGGGATTAGTCTGGCTGTTCTTACCAACTTTGCTTCAAATGCTGTAGTCACTTTTGCATTCTCTCCATTAAAG GAGTTTCTAGGAGCAGAaaacctttttctcctttttggGGCTATTGCTGTTCTATCACTTCTGTTCGTTATCTTTTCTGTCCCGGAGACAAAAGGCTTGAGTTTAGAAGATATAGAATCCAAAATCTTGAAATGA
- the LOC106756004 gene encoding transcriptional regulator TAC1 has translation MESDHDHQQAAISENPSDGEDQGATHVASRSYECNFCRRGFSNAQALGGHMNIHRKDKAKLKQQQSSNQPSLDKVVPPQDQTKSGEERNTPKWNWNVSQEEHASSRASHTRQQLPLFEESPTSSETLKPQGQNTTEGALSSTRDSSLKLDLELRLGLEPQDSSPETGTRNFF, from the coding sequence ATGGAATCTGATCATGATCATCAGCAAGCAGCAATATCTGAAAATCCCTCTGATGGGGAGGACCAAGGTGCAACTCACGTGGCATCCAGGTCCTACGAGTGCAACTTCTGCAGGAGGGGCTTCTCCAATGCACAAGCACTGGGGGGGCACATGAACATCCACAGAAAAGACAAAGCCAAGCTCAAGCAACAACAATCTTCAAATCAACCATCTTTGGACAAGGTTGTCCCTCCACAGGATCAGACCAAGTCTGGTGAAGAACGGAACACGCCAAAATGGAATTGGAATGTGTCCCAAGAAGAACATGCCTCCTCTAGAGCATCTCACACAAGGCAACAGCTTCCACTCTTTGAAGAATCTCCAACCAGCAGTGAAACACTGAAGCCACAAGGTCAAAATACCACTGAAGGAGCTTTGTCATCTACCCGAGATTCATCGTTGAAGTTAGACCTTGAACTCAGACTGGGACTTGAACCACAGGATTCCTCACCAGAAACGGGTACAAGAAATTTTTTTTGA
- the LOC106778612 gene encoding uncharacterized protein LOC106778612, with protein MAQLERXXRQLETTAKAPPAIHTMEQLLRGESSKSSKNSPTCSSSPSSNLSSPSSPFFQRLRSSHDSEDDHSQNPKKSVLTKVKEKAKKLRNSLSKKKHEDGNLSSPSSATATEGDGAEEDVEFLGAPMYESEKTPTGYKANVKQIPSPRANPMIPEKHVVSSSDKHVVEQNHERSLYRSLSKRTTHPATTITATTPNATTASITNVNINTHPSTASPLNKTTTERAAPKLSTVQTEKPDAAHATSKVQGLTVSKPSELHDPSPSSPSSSSPATFSPKTSHNNLSYSAPRTPLARVATSQFPTTTPRTTSAPITSAPSAATSLSGKNTSPTAQIWDKGASMKEYFLNKLEPGEDEKALSQVISEAMSPRRTPGDAGVMEKVREAVTSLLRTEEPAKYADATNVATPSTTRLSPRSPLSINASRAPSQIPSYSNASRASSQMPASTSVSRTSSQVPVSYNALQDYTEAQEENHGRILQTN; from the exons ATGGCTCAACTCGAACGCCNCCANAGACAGCTTGAAACTACTGCAAAAGCTCCCCCTGCCATCCACACCATGGAACAACTCCTCCGAG GTGAGTCCTCAAAGTCTAGTAAGAATTCACCAACCTGCTCCTCTTCCCCTTCCTCTAACTTGTCTTCCCCCAGCTCTCCTTTCTTCCAAAGGTTGAGGTCTTCTCATGACTCAGAAGACGATCATTCCCAGAATCCCAAAAAATCAGTTCTCACCAAAGTCAAGGAGAAGGCCAAGAAACTGCGCAACAGCCTCAGcaagaaaaaacatgaagatgGGAACCTCAGTAGTCCATCATCTGCTACTGCCACGGAAGGTGATGGAGCAGAAGAAGATGTTGAATTTCTCGGAGCTCCTA TGTACGAATCAGAGAAGACACCTACTGGGTACAAAGCAAATGTAAAGCAGATTCCAAGTCCAAGAGCAAATCCTATGATCCCTGAGAAGCATGTTGTATCAAGCAGTGACAAACACGTAGTCGAACAAAATCATGAAAGGTCACTGTACCGATCCTTATCCAAGAGAACAACACACCCTGCAACAACAATAACAGCCACCACCCCAAATGCTACCACTGCTTCTATTACTAATGTTAACATTAATACTCATCCCAGTACTGCTTCTCCTTTAAACAAGACAACCACTGAAAGGGCAGCACCTAAACTGTCAACAGTTCAGACTGAAAAACCAGATGCTGCACATGCAACCTCCAAAGTTCAAGGTCTCACTGTGTCCAAACCCTCAGAGCTTCACGATCCTTcaccatcatcaccatcatcatcatcaccagcAACATTTTCACCAAAAACAAGTCACAACAATTTGTCCTATTCTGCTCCTCGTACTCCCCTTGCAAGAGTAGCAACTTCTCAGTTTCCTACAACCACTCCGCGAACTACATCAGCTCCAATAACTTCAGCACCATCAGCTGCTACTTCACTGAGTGGGAAGAACACAAGCCCCACCGCGCAAATATGGGATAAGGGTGCGTCCATGAAAGAGTACTTCTTGAACAAACTGGAGCCGGGGGAAGATGAGAAGGCGCTGTCTCAGGTGATATCTGAAGCAATGAGTCCTCGCAGAACTCCTGGTGATGCAGGCGTGATGGAGAAGGTGAGAGAAGCTGTCACTTCTTTGCTCCGAACTGAGGAACCTGCAAAATACGCAGACGCAACTAATGTTGCTACTCCGAGTACTACTCGCTTGTCACCTCGGAGCCCACTATCTATCAACGCTTCCCGCGCTCCATCTCAAATTCCGTCATACTCCAATGCTTCTCGTGCTTCGTCTCAAATGCCAGCATCTACTAGTGTTTCTCGCACTTCATCACAAGTCCCTGTATCTTACAACGCTCTGCAAG ACTATACAGAGGCCCAAGAAGAAAACCATGGCCGAATTCTTCAGACAAATTGA
- the LOC106756035 gene encoding serine/arginine repetitive matrix protein 1 — MSGGFFRGTSADQDTRFSNKQAKLMKSQKFAPELEHLVDMTKVNMEVIKPWVTRRVTEFLGFEDEVLINFIHSLLDAKEVNGKEVQIQITGFMEKNTGKFMKELWTLLLSAQKNASGVPQQFLDAKEEELLKKKAENDRITSEIQRKKDKEGRDILEERFKKLDGGFDSKDNDTASAPNSKSKDSGYDRDGKEPEKRNGVRSRSRLSRSPHSPAVSTSPHRGSPSRSMSKSFSNSRSYSGGRHRSKSMSRSPTGRGRSLSFEKIHRSPRRRSISPHRHSPRRSPHRRSLYLRRRSGSRSSYRSPTPIRRRIHSPVHRSSPSYRRRRSPSPTRRRRSPSPTRRRRSPSPVRRRWSPSPVRRRRSPSPGRRHRSPLVRRRRSPSPNRHHRSPSLGRRHRSPSPGHRHRSPSPLGMWRSPGHRHRSPSPLGPRRSPSPRRRRSPSPRRRRSLVTRHRSPSPVRRVPPISARNRSESPMQSPSPKQRRYGSRTPPHSPSPLRHRSPIPSKNRSPSISPQRSAGDEWSSQSPIRHVSTSPNRKSSQRQQRSPIQSSIRRVRSSPVGSVGRGKALKSQESMSTPEKSPNRSVSAEARSETSSEGRSPHGNTMKQREKLSNKRSLSPLKKQRTQKSSHESPQTRDEAEETYYSRERRDPKVNSSQKIVRHSPASTRKGSPAKHGHEDEFYPERDAGHPASEHNNDWSKKDREIKRDKSSGKGNEFLSQQKPSVNKETFSREKPRESYAVDIKKSGDKDQSRSNYAKSSDRHHKSEATPYLFGRDDIGNQSASHDSVSEESGKHRREGKDRKRHKRSEKKYASSDEDYSYDSEIEDRKEAKKRRKEEKKLRKEDKRRRREDRRRRREERRAEKLKLKSKTDNISDDEEAERDYHQSDGEETPSEQKKLEIELRNKALESLKAKRGMNN, encoded by the exons ATGTCGGGAGGTTTCTTTCGA GGCACATCTGCGGACCAGGACACTAGGTTTTCGAACAAGCAAGCGAAGCTAATGAAATCACAGAAGTTTGCACCGGAATTGGAGCATCTG GTGGACATGACGAAGGTGAATATGGAAGTAATTAAGCCTTGGGTCACCAGAAGGGTGACCGAGTTTCTTGGTTTCGAGGATGAAGTGCTCATTAACTTCATACACAGTCTTCTGGATGCTAAG GAAGTGAACGGGAAGGAAGTTCAAATACAAATAACTGGATTTATGGAAAAGAACACTGGAAAGTTCATGAAAGAACTTTGGACACTTCTTCTCAGTGCACAGAAAAATGCCAGTGGTGTTCCTCAGCAGTTCTTGGATGCCAAGGAAGAAGAACTTTTGAAGAAGAAG GCTGAAAATGATCGGATAACCAGTGAAATTCAGAGGAAAAAGGATAAGGAAGGTAGAGATATTTTGGAAGAGAGGTTTAAGAAACTG GACGGTGGATTTGATTCCAAGGATAATGATACTGCTTCAGCTCCAAATTCAAAGTCGAAGGATTCAGGATATGATCGAGATGGAAAGGAACCTGAAAAGAGGAATGGTGTCAGGTCAAGGAGCAG ACTTTCTAGGTCCCCACATTCACCTGCAGTTTCTACTTCACCTCATCG AGGCTCACCCTCAAGGTCAATGAgcaaatcattttcaaattccCGAAGTTATTCAGG TGGTAGACACAGGTCAAAAAGTATGTCTAGGTCTCCAACAGGTCGAGGACGCTCTCTTTCTTTTGAAAAGATTCACCGTTCTCCACGAAGACGATCTATTTCTCCTCATAGGCATTCACCACGACGTTCTCCCCATAGGAGGTCACTTTATTTGAGGAGAAGATCCGGATCTCGCTCAAGCTATAGATCTCCTACCCCTATACGGCGTAGAATTCATTCTCCAGTGCATCGAAGTTCACCTTCTTATCGACGTCGGAGGTCACCTTCACCAACAAGACGACGAAGGTCACCTTCACCAACGCGACGACGAAGATCACCTTCTCCAGTGCGACGACGTTGGTCACCTTCTCCAGTGCGACGACGCCGGTCTCCTTCTCCTGGGAGAAGACATAGATCTCCTTTGGTGCGACGACGTAGATCTCCGTCTCCTAATCGTCATCATAGATCACCGTCCCTTGGTCGTCGTCATAGATCACCATCCCCAGGGCACAGACATAGATCCCCATCACCTCTTGGAATGTGGAGATCACCCGGTCATAGACATAGATCACCATCACCTCTTGGACCACGAAGATCACCTTCACCTAGACGACGAAGATCACCTTCACCTAGACGACGAAGATCACTTGTCACTCGACATAGATCACCTTCTCCAGTGCGTCGAGTTCCACCAATCAGTGCTCGGAATAGATCAGAATCTCCCATGCAATCCCCCTCCCCCAAACAACGAAGGTATGGTAGTAGAACTCCTCCACACTCACCATCCCCATTGCGACACAGATCACCTATTCCTAGCAAGAATAGATCTCCAAGTATCTCCCCTCAGAGGTCTGCTGGAGATGAATGGAGTTCTCAGTCTCCAATACGACATGTTTCAACCTCTCCAAATAGGAAAAGTTCTCAAAGACAACAAAGAAGTCCCATACAGTCTTCTATAAGGAGAGTCAG gAGTAGCCCTGTGGGGTCTGTAGGAAGAGGCAAAGCTTTGAAATCGCAAGAGTCAATGTCCACTCCGGAGAAATCTCCAAATCGATCTGTATCTGCAGAAGCAAGGAGTGAGACCAGCAGTGAAGGTAGAAG TCCTCATGGGAACACTATGAAACAAAGAGAAAAGTTATCCAATAAAAGAAGCTTGAGTCctttaaagaaacaaagaacCCAGAAATCCAGCCATGAAAGCCCACAGACTAGAGATGAAGCAGAAGAAACATACTATTCCAG AGAAAGGAGGGATCCTAAAGTAAACTCATCCCAAAAGATAGTAAGACACTCACCAGCTAGTACGAGAAAAGGTTCACCTGCAAAACATGGTCATGAGGATGAGTTCTATCCTGAGAGGGATGCAGGTCATCCAGCTTCTGAACATAACAATGATTGGAGTAAGAAAGACCGGGAAATAAAAAG GGATAAGTCTTCTGGAAAAGGCAATGAATTTCTTTCTCAACAAAAGCCCTCTGTTAACAAGGAAACTTTTTCAAGAGAGAAGCCTCGTGAATCTTATGCTgtagatattaaaaaatcagGTGACAAGGACCAATCCCGTTCAAATTATGCCAAAAGTAGTGATCGGCACCACAAATCAGAAGCCACTCCATATTTATTTGGAAGAGATGATATTGGCAATCAGAGTGCTTCACATGATTCTGTTTCTGAGGAAAGTGGTAAGCATAGACGAGAGGGCAAGGACAGGAAAAGGCATAAAAGATCTGAGAAAAAATATGCGTCTTCTGATGAGGATTATAGTTATGATTCTGAGATAGAGGACAGGAAAGAGGCTAAGAAGAggagaaaggaggagaaaaagtTGCGGAAGGAGGATAAGCGTCGAAGACGGGAAGATAGGCGTCGCAGAAGGGAAGAACGGCGTGCAGAGAAGCTGAAGCTGAAAAGTAAAACAGACAATATTTCAGATGACGAGGAAGCTGAACGAGATTATCATCAAAGTGATGGTGAAGAGACACCATCTGAGCAAAAGAAGCTTGAGATTGAATTGCGGAATAAGGCTCTTGAATCCCTCAAAGCAAAGAGGGGaatgaataattaa